GTAAGCAGAAAAATGCTTCCCTGAGACGAAAGCTGCTTCTTCGTGATCAACATTATACAGTGTCTCGAAGAATGCTCCTAATTCGAAAGCGTATTAAATGCACAAAGTACGCTTCATTTTAAAGACCGCCAAGGATGTAGGTGCCACAATAAAATCTTACTGCAGAAAAAGGTGGATTCTCCATATTCGACGGCAGCTAGAAGTGCCACTGCAAATAGAGCCATTGCTGTATTCATGGTGCCAAATGAAACGGTTTGTCCTGCAAAGAGATGCCTGCTCTTTTATACACTAATCTTCCatccacaaaaaaaaagacgcagtagCAATAGGGAAGAAACACCAAAATTTTCCTCCACGTGGGATGCCTCTCCGCTGTTGTTATTGCACAAGctctaatattttttttactggGTGCTCCATGGtgtatttctctttttttgccaGCCAGAAACCCAACCCATTGCGAACCTTGTAGATAAAGCAGGCAACTGACACGTGGCGAGCAAGGGCTGGTGTAAACAAGGCAAAATATTTTTTCAAACAAGGTCGTGGCCCGAGGACAGCTGGAATAATACGCCTGTAGAGATATTTTtcagtatttattttttttacaaatcatgTTATGCTGGATGATGCACACGTGTGCATATAGCTTCAAGAATGAATAAAGAAAGCTTCACAGAAAAACAATGAGCTCGACATCCTGTGAAGCTGGAGGGACCTTCTTCAACCCATGCTGACCAAAGCTCGCCGCGGTTCGTTATTCAAGCTTCGCAGTGATTCTTGTTTTTGGTGCAGCCTCGCTCCTATAGTGGACATGCAAATATGATTTGTTGCACCAAGCGCGAGAAAAATTGTCGTGATAAAGCCAGCGGCAAAGCTACGCCTTTTTAAAGTTTAAACGCTCACGCCCTTAGCGAAAAGGCAGCGACAGATATCAAATCTGACTTGGCTCGACACACACCACACCTAGAACGCATCTTTTTCAATTTTTCGGAAATCCAATTAGTTACCTCAAGTCACTTGCTATTGTAATCAATCTTGCGGATGAAACAGGATAGACAAAAAAATCTAATATTTCTGCAAGCATGTTTCAGTGAAACTGCAGACACGTTTGACCAAGCCGGAAGTCGAAAAATGCACATTGAAGCCCCTACATAAACTCGGAATGCAGTTAATTGCGGGAATAACGACTATCAGCTGCTATTTCCACAAGCGGCAGCTTCAGCACTCCAGACGTACATACTGCATGGTCACAACGTACATTATAAAAACATGCAATAAGCACTTCACTGGTTCTCTAACTGTTATGCCGTTTAATAAGGCTACGCGTTGTTATAATATATGAAATGTAAGACTTGCACTGTTGCATAGCTCAAACAGTGCATCGGTTGCATTTTTGTCACCTGTTGCAAagctgcatcatcatcatcattagccttactacacccactgcagggcaaaggcctctccaatgtctctccaattaaccctgtctttaccagctgcgccaaccctatgccttcaaactttttaatctcatccacccactctcatccacccacctaactttctgccggcaccggctgtttgccttctcttgcaatccactccgtcacACTTAAGGatcagcgcttatcttgccttagcagttcatgccctgcccaagccatttcttcctctcgatccAGACTAGAAATGGGCAGCAGATAATCTTGAAGTCAAACCTGTCAAAGTTTACATCAACATTAGGTGCGCTGCCGAAAATGAATATACATACTTTATTTCAAAAAACTGGCACAAGAGGCAAGTCCATTTCTTGCAGTGTGAATAGTGTCCCTATTTCTTACAAAAAATATTCAAAATATATTTCAAATGATGATTTTGAAATCGGTCTTCCGCAAACCCTCATGTTGCTTACCCTCTCGCGACTATAATCACATTTATAAAGAAGTTTTGAAAACAAATTCTGTGCCCAAAATTAGGCTCCAAAGGGCGTTTTTTTTGTCGGAAATATTTTCTGGGTTCCAGCGCCAGTTTTTAAACCTCTTCTTCATTAGCATTACGCAATGAGAATTAGAGCGGATCTGGACATTGGGGTACTTAGCAAACCAAACCTTTAGCTCAGATCGCTCACAAATTGAACTCCCTGTGTTTATGTGGTACCGGTTTACTTCCAGGCGAAACTGTGAAGAATCGTGTCGCGAGCTTTAACACCTGTTATACACCTTATCAACTGTTCAAAAACACACGTGCAAGACAAGCGCATTCTAAACTCCTAATAAAATAGTGGAAACAAGAGTTCAGTCTGAAATATTTTAATACCTCCTAAAACAAACGTCTTATCTGGATTCCATCTCCAACCTGGACCCTGTAAAATGATCCTTAAACTGACAAAATTCTTGAAGAAACAGGTTGTGACGCACTTCAGCATGTTCTATAGGAAAAACTATTTGGCACGAATCAGCCGCAGTTTTCACATGGAGCAGCCGATCACAGCGCGCATGTACCAAAAGCTGCACAGAAAAATTGCACAAGAATGCTGCAGCTCCCGCTACTCGGCTCAGGTAACAACACTATGtacacgagtgaaaaaaaaatgcattgaacTAGAGCTTAACGGCCATTGAAATTCAACTGTTTTGCAAAAAGATCATTATTAGGAACGCAGATAAAGGGGTTGTTGCTTATATGCAGCAGAACAAAAATGAGGCAACAGCAAAGTGGTAAAAagctgaaacagaaaaaaaaggaatatacAGCTCGCTTAGCTATAgaacaaacatgtttccacaaggGAAAACATTATAATGCAACGAGAAGTTAATTGCATTCATGTGCAGAAGAGATTCATTTTCCAACGCCTTAGACCACTCGCGAAGCCGGGTAATTACATTTTGCCGCGGTGCTTGGTATATTTGAAGTACAATTTCTGCCCTAATAATTTACACAAAGAAACTATTAAGCAAAGCGATACCAAGACGACAAAAGGAAATCACGATGCCACATTTTTAAAGTAGAATTGTGGCAATCTACACAACACAACAAAGATTGTGCATCCGTCCAATTTCCAATAATTTCAGGGCTATGTGCGTTGATGTAGGCAACTATATGCCATATGGGACCTTCAACAGAACAGGCCTGCAGTGCCTAATAACCGTACAAATTTGTCATAAGCCGTGTAATTCAGAAAGAAAACATGTGACTTACTGCACCAATAAAATGTTGCGCAGTTCGGCTACGCATTTTGTTAGAATAGAACTAATGGCATACAAACGCCTCCACAGAGCCTCCGAAACGCGCATTGCAGCTTTAAATATATTTAGGCATCGTTATTTCAGAAACATCTCAAAGAAAAAGTATACAAACTCAGAAACAGTCGTTTTTCTAAAGCCGGCTGTTGCAAAGCTTTTCTCAGTATGAAACAATCCTACCTAATCATACAAGTACTGCTAGTAATAAAAGTATTACCGGCCGCGTTTAACTTGCATGCTGGCACTAGAAATTCACTTGCCTCGTACAAGAGATAAAGCACATTGTGCACTTCATCCATGGGCGAGATAAGTAACGTCCTGCATACCAGTTGGAAattgtttgcctttttttctaTCAGCGCTTGCTCTCAGGCGTGCTGATTGAAGGTAAAAGGGAAGGACTTTTTTCCAGAAGCACTTGGTGAAGTTCTCTGATGCTTCATTTCTGCACTCCACATGGTTTTGAAAGCGGcgctacgcccccccccccccccaagaaaaaaaaagaaacagcaccaTTGCGCGTTACTATTAAGATGTCTGCAAAACGCCTTTAATTTTCTCACTAGTTAAGCGCACAGCGCGAGATATTTCGCCCCTGGACAATCCCCTTACGCTTTCTGGCTTAGCGCCAGAGTGCATTGGCAAGCGGAGATGCTCTGTCTTCGCCAGAAACAGTTTGTGCCGTCCTTAAGGCTGCAACAATGCTCGAAATTTACAGTTAGCTGCTAGCTGCCTTTCCTTCTTCTTCATCTTAGTTTGTTGCATTGTTCACAGAGGCCGACGACTTGCATTTAAGAGATAGGTCGGAGTTTGGGTTTTTCATGTCCAGAGGACGTTTTGCTGATTTTGCCGAGAATGGAGATAACAGGAATTCTTATTTGCAACGTAACTAAGTCTAATTATTCCTAACAACGCCGTATATTTGGGGCAAGTCCCGGCTGGGCTGCACTTTTAACAATTGAGAGATttaaaataggaacagaggccatGAGTCGATTTTACCTAAAAAATTGGCAGTTAaacctggttaaacctggttaacgctctggttaaacctacagtgacgcgatagcaacagctggccgagtggaacttggtcacgtgaccaaccgcgtgacatatcacgtgatcagccgcgccgccgccagctgctccgcaccacatgaccaaccacgtgacagcgtggcggcgcagccacagggtggtggcaccgccaagctgaaggctcgaaatgctaccataatgtagctatcgctacaaagccTTGTGAGCTTTCAAGCTCCCGCAAACGAATTTTATGCAGGCCCCTATGTTCTTCAAATAGACTTTTTACACTGCTTTACATCTTATGCCCGAATTCTTTTAAGAATCTTGTCTGATATTACATTTAACGCCCCTAAAATTTGACACTACTGCAGACACCGTAAAATGAGCTATTGTCTGAAAACCGATGACAGCTTCGTATTACACCGAGTACTTTTTGTAGTCTGAAATTGCATCTTTAAGACACTAAAATGACATGTTTTCATCTGTGTGCGTCTCTTTCACTCTGCTACTTCGTTTAGGGCATCACTCGCTTTCTGAAGAAAATTCTACTTTTCCAGTCATTTAGGACCGGCGAATAAGGGGCGCCCTTTTTCATTTTGACTTTCGCAACTATTATGTCAAACGGCATCCCATACAAAATACCAACACTGCCCTTAACGTCCGCACCCGACCGTGGGTAACAGTGGCGCTTCAGAAGCGCCGTGTTCAAAAAATGGTTTAGTAGCACGCTTTGCGCTGGAAAGCAACATGCTGTCCTGGATTTCTTTTACTGGGAACATAAAGCGTGTTTCAAATCACTCTATACAGATTTTGTCTGAAATGTCGTGGCAGATTCGTCTGTCTGGTCGTTGCACGCATATTGATTATACTGCATGGCGGACATTATTTACGTAACTCAGTGCAAATAAAATACGCGTAGATAATTAAAATTAACCTATTAACTTTTTAATTCTTAATTTTCAAGACACAAGATTGTGTTGAAAAATTGATTGCCATCAACATTGAAGGGTAACTCTGTTTATAATATTTATGAATCACCGTCGTGCTTCAAGGTAGTGAGCGTAGAAAATACGCGTCTTGGTTGCGAAGCAACCAAACACGTTTTCATGCTGATAAAAACATGTCGCTTCACACGTATCATCGCGGGAATAAATCCGAAATCTTCCGTATCCCAAAAGGCGTAAACTGCGTCTGCGTTTGATTGAAATAATTATATTTTACCTATAGGCAACAATGGAAAGCCAGTCTCAAGAGACCCCCAATAGGTACGTTTTTTCACGTTCGGCATCTCGAAGCATGATGCCAAACCTGAAATTTAAAATGACGTCCGCCTTCGGTTTTTACTGCCTTCAATTGCGAAATATTAGTTTTTCAATGACTAAAAAACCACGATCATGCAGTTAACTGTAGTAAATCGTTAGTGGTTTCAATGCGTTCTACTATAATGTCAGCATTCGCGCAAAATTAGACGGCAGACACCGCAACCAAGTATCTTTGCCGACTTTTTAAAGAAATATTTCGAGCGAATAATTTTAAGCACACTGTGTGTTTTAAACGGTTTCTTTTATTCAGCACGCTCCATTTGCTTTTTAGCTCGTCTTGCTAGTAAATATTTCGATTGTTGGCAGTATTTTTCTTGGTTGAAGAGCACTAGCTGCAACCTTGAGAGATTTTTTTCTATAGAGTCCCTACTGTGGTTAGCAATGTACAAAAAGTTCAATGATTATGCGCAAATTAAACCATTCCCTTGGCACCAATTGATATTTTGTTGCGCTATAAACAGATTGCAGCTTTTCGTAATCTGCTACCGGTTCTAGTTAATTGGAGACTTAAGTCTGAACGAGGTCTAACCTCATTCACAGCCAAAATTCTTTACAGCGTTCGCACCATTATGTTCTTATTCTTAAACCTTTATGTAAgtctgccgccgctgtggctcagtggttatggtgctcggctgctgacccgaaagacgcgcgtttgatcccgcccgcggcggtcgaatttcgacggaggcgaaatactagaggcccgtgtgctgtgcgatgtcagtgcacgttaaagaaccccaggtggtcgaaatttcaggagcccttcactacggcgtggctcatagcctgagtcgctttgggaccttaagcACCATAAACGAAAGTAAACCAAACTTTATGTAACTTTAAATATTTCCTTGTCATTGCAGCCTGTGACCCAGCGAGCTGTGGAAGGCACGCCAAATAAAAAGACTCACGCTATCTCTCTCCCTTTTACCAATACCTTCCCTCTCACTGATCTTTAGGATTATACACTATTGTTCTCGTGACCGAAAAATGTTCATTGCTGATAGACTATATACAGAATTGAGAACAACACTGCTTATTTGAAAGCATTTGGGTGCGCGCAGAGTGCGCTTCATTTTTAAGATGGGCAAAGGGCGACGTATGAAAAAGGCTCCTGCAATAAAAGGCATCTCATGCACTACACACACAATCACTGAGCCACGAAGGAGCGTCCACCCACACGAAAATTACGCACTGTGTAAACGTTATCTACCCTCGCTCCATCTTTTGGGGTGGCATCCTGCTGTGAGACCACGAGGGTTTTCAGGTAACCGCCCCTTGCCGGCTTCTCTACGCAACGTCAAACGAATTGAATACGACATGTATTTCGCGAAATAACCGCCGCGTGGCGTTTATCGACAAAATGCAAGCGAAACGTGACGTGGCATTCTCGTCACAAACCGGACCCCGGCGTTCCTGCTGGGCCGTAGCCTTAAATCGATCGCTTTAAAATCGCACCGTCAAGAAAGCCAGTGCTGCGTTCATTGCTTTGCACTCAAAGTCCCTGCACCATTCTGCGCTTAAAATGTACCATAAAAACACAATGCAGTAGATATCAGGAACAACTGCGTATGTTTCCCACCATGTGCGATGTTTGAGCTCTCGTGTTAAGTCatgtgctgtgctgttttttctCCTGGCGTTCAatgccattgtttttttttcttttgccagtcAGGAGACCAAACCAGGAACCCAACTGAAATGCTGTCGACTGAGGTTTGGCGTGTACTGCGCAGAATATTTTTTTCGTAACAAGGCCTTGGTTCCAGGAGCGTTAGAATAATACAAATATTTAAAACATTTCTACGATATTATTTCTTCTATCGAGATTTATTCTTGATAATTCCAACATTCAACTTGATAACAATTAAGCAGAACGAATATATGCTGTTCGCCAAGAAAACAGTCAACTAACCGGAACTTGAAAGTTACGGGACTTTCTTTGAATCATTCTCGCCGCTACAAGTCACAGTTCGTTGCTCATGATTCCCACTGGAATTCAGAGAGAGACTGATCCACCGACTGATGCTTGGTTACTGGTGTGGCTGAATATTTGTATAATGTACTTGCTGAACAGAATTTCCCGTGACACAAGGATGCGGAAAGTTTGTATCATCGGTCCGTCCTGCATTTCGCATTTGCGATTCGAAGCTGCAGCCAAGGCTATTCATTtgaagaacttcttgctgggcgagttggtgcatagctttcttggtatggcgttgcgcacacgacgagacgaacacaggaagagtaggacgacagaaagagcgcacttgcgctctttctgtcgtcctactcttttcccggaccaggacgaattcttctttaactgcgaagtttccgagaatgctgtatagctttcctttgtagccgaatGGTTGCGCAagggtggatgccaatgactaattactcccttactataGGCCAGACATACTGGGAACATTGCTGCCTATCACTCCTTTATGCACCTCCGAAGAAAACGAGAACGCCTCCAATGGCGCAGCTAAGGCTGAAGAAGATTGTGGAATTGCTTTAGCGCATCAACCAGCGAACCTACGTATGCACGCTGACCGGTTTGCTCAGAGCCAAAAAGATGCAGATAAATTTGCCAGAGCATGAAACTCCACATTCACCAaaggaagagaagcgctttttCCTATTGCGGATTCACCTCAATCTGCGCAAGCCGCAAGGATAACTACGTGTGCTCCCAATCTCCAATACACAAACTGAGCGAGAACGTGGACGTGTTATCCAGCCAAAAGTAACAGGGGTGATTGTTAACCTAGTGTTGCTACAGTGGTCCATGATAAGCTCGAAAATGCTTCAAGTTTGCCAGTAATGCGTATGGAAGCTTCCAGCTGATTTGGAAGGGTTTTTGAAACGCGAACGTTTTTTGGCCACAGGGTTAATTTGATAGTACAATGAAATTTAAACAGCGCTGCGCTAAAAAAACGTAGTGTGTTAATCAGTGACGTGGTCAATAAGCAGTCTTTTTTTATAAGCACCCAGTCGAGAGACTCTTATGCCATTCACTTCGTACTCATCTGTGAACATTGTGCCTTTCTGGTTCCACACACCACAGCGCCTCTACCCAAAAACTGAGGTGTTCGTCCTGCCGGCTTTGAATAAGAAGGAATGCTCTCCCTGACTTTTGAATTTGCTAAGAAGGCACCATGAAGAAACGTAGTGCTATAGATTGCACGAATGTAAATACCCAATCATACTCTCGAACTTTTCTTTTTGGTGCGAAATCACTACTCCTCTACCAATCCTGAAAAAGCCGATGTTTGTCTAAAGACTCTCAGATGCATGCAGAATTgtataaatattgccgtgactgggcTTCTAACCCGAGGCGGAGCGAGCAGATTAGCtccctggccactgcacgagagcaatatgctatcgccgcaactgAGCAGGCCTCGTGTTATGTTAAACTGCCACAccctcgcactgtgcattgcacgtcgttgtattcatcaacttccatctctgcGGAAAGGTCATGAAAgaaaaggaagggtgcataactggctccctaggtgAGTGGACACATCAATTGctctttgagctacgtggcggtagtgaccgACATCTGCGCTGCTTGTGATTTGTAAATGTTTTGCCAGAAACGCGAAACTGAAGCAataggcacccgccgcggtggctcagaggttagggggatcggctactgagccggagtacccgggttcgaacacgaccgcggcggccgcgtttcgatagaggcgaaacgctaaggcgcccgtgtgctctgctatgtcagtgcacgttgaagatccccaggtggtggaaattattccggagtctccactacggcacctcttttcttcctttcctctggcactccctcctttatctctttccttatggcgcggttcaggtgtccgccgatatgtgagacagatagtgctccatttcctttcccaaaaaccaattttcattttcaattttctaAGGCGGCCctgtgctgcacgatgtcagtgcgcattaaagatccccaggtagccgaagttattttggagccctccactacggcagcactttcctcctttcttctcttagttcctccttCCTCCCTTTTAttatggcgtggttcagatgtccaccgagatatgcgatacTGTTACTGCATTTCCTTTaaataaaaccaattttcattttcattttactcATCACCTTGACACGTGACTTTAATTTTCTGGAAATTATCTTGTCACGTGACTCACGAATTAATTCGCGTACTTAGCCACACTAATTAGGGACGACGTCATCGTTTTTGATTTTGTTATTTTTACTTTATTAATTCACTCATATTTCTTAAGTACACAAAGTAATTCCTTCATTGCTTTCACTAGTTAACGGTTTGACGGCATATCATTCATCACGGCACATGCATCAATAATTTATTTCTCATTATCGTTAGTTTTACACATTCATTCACCTGGAGTGACGTCGTAGCGTGAGCACGAAGCGAGTCCCCCGCCGAACAGCAACAAGTCAGCCGCCTCACGACGGTAGCCACCAAGAAACACTACAACTTCGcatgtctttagtcgcggaggccccggccccaTTCGTTGAGCCTGCGTGCCGAGGGcagggagtagagggcctcctacatcggtggaaaatgaacttcttcttcttcttcttcttcttcttcttcttcttcttcttcttcttcttcttcttcttcttcttcttcttcttcttattcttcttcttcttcttcattttGTGGACACAGCTCAGCcttataatgctttcgcattaaaaaaagatTGAACAAAAGTCAGCTAATCATGTACCGTATCAGCTCAAACCGAGTCTCTACAAGCAAGCATTTTTCGCTGGGTCCTCAGAGCCAACAGCTACACCTGCCCATGTCTGTGATAGCATATCTAAGCAGATATAGTGATACCGGTCTGCGATCCGCTGAGGCGATTGTATGGCGCATTTCATGAACATATGAAGCAGGGCCCTCTTCAGTAACACATTTAACAGATTTTCTTATTTTCCAAACATTTCAAGTGTCTGGGATGGCGATTGAGCATATTAAGTTAATTGCTGAGAAAGTATTTTGTTAATGTCACCATTTGAAATGCATTTCATTGTAATGTTTTCCAAAATGTTCCTACCACAAGGTATATTCTCCAGTTTCGAAAGCGTTCGCCAGTATTCAATTTATTTTAGAAATTTTGATTATCTCAGAAACATTTTTAATGCTATCCCATTCGAGAGCGAACGGTGACTCCACTCACGTacgtttaaaggaaaaagggaggTTGTCGCAGGTGCCCATGTCGCGGTCTAATAATGAGTCGTTGTCGGTCGTGCCATGGAAAGCAGCTGTGTTGTTTCCTGGGCTCGCATCGTTAATCATCAAAGGCACCATGCACACCAGGTTCTAAACGAAGCAGAGGCCCGGAGCTTCAGTTATGTGAACAACTGCGCTGCACAACTGCTCTCTAAAGAGCGGCTAGCCTGCGTTgctgtcgatgtcgcagcgggcGATGACTGGACTTATGTTGTTGTCGAGGTGCATTGCCGGAAATCGCTTCCGGTGGAAATGAAGGCGCCCCTTCAGCCGCCTCTCTATGAACCGTGTCTGAGGTGTCTAGGAAAACACCTGTGTTCGCTGGATTCACATCGTTGCGCACGATATAGAGAAGTGAAGCCATCAGCTCAGCAACGTGAAAGTGCGAGTCCTCGGCCGTGTGAACGATTGTGCAGCACAGACGCGCGCGAAAAAGAGGACGGGTTACGAAGCTCTCTCTCTTACGCAGCAGGTGACGTCTGCGCTGATGTTACCGTGTAAGTGAAGCGGAGGTAGTCGCTAATGCTGTA
The genomic region above belongs to Amblyomma americanum isolate KBUSLIRL-KWMA chromosome 9, ASM5285725v1, whole genome shotgun sequence and contains:
- the LOC144103809 gene encoding uncharacterized protein LOC144103809, translated to MGPGPPRLKTCEVVVFLGGYRREAADLLLFGGGLASCSRYDVTPGQTVSFGTMNTAMALFAVALLAAVEYGESTFFCTNLKCTYPKGCTEPKYTGTCYGQVLDRYYFNPRTRKCEVFKLGFGLNCCPTCNTFQKKEDCEKYCK